Proteins from a single region of Allocatelliglobosispora scoriae:
- a CDS encoding mandelate racemase/muconate lactonizing enzyme family protein → MTVESYVVKLRPPEAYLGARPDGIIEKDAYYLRPPWRSLYSDRFESLLVRIGCDDGSYGWGEALAPVAPEILQAIVDRLLAPVLLGRDPRRVRPLWSTLTGLMRERGHLVGHQADALAAVDIALWDLAGKAHGVPVHALLGGAFRDDIPTYVSGLPTPTDQERAALARRWTDGGVRAIKLHLGHGVARDLATFDAVQAAHPELRVAVDAHWAYPLGDALRLGRGLDERGAWFLEAPLVPEDITSHRELAAALSTPVAVGEAMRNRYEFREWLTARAVDLCQPDVGRTGITEAMAIAEVAAAHHLPVAPHHSVGLGVAVAAGLHVSAAIDDMPAFEFQPGTMAVASRILTAPIVGGPVSFALPHTPGLGVDVDVTTLTEEP, encoded by the coding sequence ATGACCGTCGAGTCCTATGTCGTCAAGCTCCGCCCACCGGAGGCGTACCTTGGGGCACGCCCGGACGGGATCATAGAGAAGGACGCCTATTACCTGCGGCCGCCGTGGCGCAGCCTCTACTCCGACCGCTTCGAGTCGCTGCTCGTGCGGATCGGTTGCGACGACGGCAGTTACGGCTGGGGCGAGGCGCTCGCACCCGTCGCGCCGGAGATCCTCCAGGCGATCGTCGACCGGCTCCTCGCGCCCGTGCTCCTCGGCCGCGATCCCCGCCGGGTCCGGCCGCTGTGGTCGACCCTCACCGGTCTCATGCGCGAACGCGGGCACCTCGTCGGGCACCAGGCCGACGCCCTCGCCGCCGTCGACATCGCGCTGTGGGACCTCGCGGGCAAGGCGCACGGCGTACCCGTGCATGCTCTTCTGGGTGGTGCTTTTCGGGATGACATCCCGACCTATGTCTCGGGGCTGCCCACGCCGACCGACCAAGAGCGCGCGGCGCTGGCCCGGCGGTGGACCGACGGCGGCGTGCGCGCGATCAAGCTGCACCTGGGCCACGGGGTGGCGAGGGACCTCGCCACCTTCGACGCGGTCCAGGCGGCGCACCCGGAGCTGCGGGTCGCGGTCGACGCGCACTGGGCCTACCCCCTCGGGGACGCGCTGCGCCTCGGGCGAGGGCTCGACGAGCGCGGTGCCTGGTTCCTGGAGGCGCCGCTGGTGCCCGAGGACATCACGTCGCACCGCGAGCTCGCCGCCGCGCTGAGCACGCCGGTCGCGGTCGGCGAAGCGATGCGCAACCGCTACGAGTTCCGCGAGTGGCTCACCGCCCGCGCCGTGGACCTGTGCCAACCCGATGTCGGGCGCACCGGGATCACCGAGGCGATGGCGATCGCCGAGGTCGCCGCCGCGCACCACCTGCCCGTCGCACCGCACCACTCCGTCGGCCTCGGCGTCGCCGTCGCCGCCGGGCTGCACGTCAGCGCCGCCATCGACGACATGCCCGCCTTCGAGTTCCAGCCTGGGACGATGGCGGTCGCCAGCCGGATCCTCACCGCCCCGATCGTCGGCGGACCGGTCAGCTTCGCTCTCCCCCACACCCCCGGCCTCGGCGTCGACGTCGATGTCACCACCCTCACGGAGGAACCATGA
- a CDS encoding IclR family transcriptional regulator, translating to MASETSSNQSVERALGVLRVFTAGRAELRVSDVASAVGLTLSTASRLLATLETAGFVDRDPVSGLYRLGLDMVSFGGAVLNSHPVHREARQVAQNLAAELGLGANVAIRRGDELFYLLNFEGRSAPRPFVLSGQRNPLHSTGLGKALLSGLSPTERRVLLEDLPAYTPRTVTTHAALDEAIAQTVARGYASEVEELALGRACVAAAIRDGSGAVVAALSVSGPLSAIDLQNREAVLARAVIEAADSISMGLGYHGPARVPSQQSYAEVWQS from the coding sequence ATGGCTTCGGAAACGAGCAGCAACCAGAGCGTCGAGCGTGCGCTCGGGGTCCTGCGGGTGTTCACAGCCGGGCGCGCCGAGCTGCGGGTCTCCGACGTGGCGAGCGCCGTCGGCCTGACCCTGTCGACCGCGTCGCGGCTGCTGGCGACCCTGGAGACGGCCGGCTTCGTGGACCGGGACCCGGTGAGCGGCCTCTACCGCCTGGGCCTGGACATGGTCTCCTTCGGCGGCGCCGTGCTCAACAGCCACCCGGTGCACCGCGAGGCCCGCCAGGTCGCCCAGAACCTCGCCGCGGAACTCGGACTCGGCGCCAACGTCGCGATCCGCCGCGGCGACGAGCTGTTCTACCTGCTCAACTTCGAGGGCCGCTCGGCGCCCCGGCCGTTCGTCCTCTCCGGCCAGCGCAACCCGCTGCACTCCACCGGCCTGGGCAAGGCCCTGCTCAGCGGGCTCAGCCCGACCGAGCGGCGGGTGCTGCTGGAGGACCTGCCCGCATACACCCCCCGGACGGTGACGACGCACGCCGCGCTCGACGAGGCGATCGCGCAGACCGTGGCGCGGGGCTACGCGAGCGAGGTGGAGGAGCTGGCACTGGGCCGAGCCTGCGTCGCTGCGGCGATCCGCGATGGATCCGGCGCCGTGGTCGCAGCGCTCTCGGTCTCGGGCCCACTTTCTGCAATCGACTTGCAGAATCGGGAAGCGGTTCTCGCCCGCGCCGTCATCGAGGCCGCCGATTCGATCAGCATGGGCCTCGGCTACCACGGTCCGGCGCGGGTGCCGTCGCAGCAGAGCTACGCGGAGGTGTGGCAATCGTGA
- a CDS encoding carbohydrate ABC transporter permease, with protein sequence MTAPTVERRPLSNKTFGFLLTLPALVLFGAIVLYPLVGSLTTSLFEQSLVQEGREFVGLDNFRAVLDDQFWPVLWNTLVFTALGTLVPFILGFALALALNTRLPGRAVLRGAFLFPWVIPGVVVSFAWLWIFNANYGLLNGILVRLGLIAEPVSWLGDPDTAMWAVIVAKSWASFPWIMVMLLAGLQTVPSVLHEAAGMDGAGVLRRFWHVTLPHLRGIIGIVVLLEIIWNFQHFDMIYVLTGGGPAGATTTFAVAVYDTAFKGFDLGRAGALGALWLVLLLVLVVVYVRFAEREEQP encoded by the coding sequence GTGACCGCCCCCACCGTCGAGCGGCGACCGCTGTCCAACAAGACCTTCGGGTTCCTGCTGACCCTGCCCGCGCTCGTGCTCTTCGGCGCGATCGTCCTCTACCCGCTGGTCGGGTCGCTGACGACGAGCCTGTTCGAGCAGAGCCTGGTGCAGGAGGGCCGGGAGTTCGTCGGGCTCGACAACTTCCGCGCCGTCCTCGACGACCAGTTCTGGCCGGTCCTGTGGAACACGCTCGTCTTCACGGCGCTGGGCACGCTGGTCCCCTTCATCCTCGGCTTCGCCCTGGCGCTGGCGCTCAACACCCGGCTGCCCGGGCGGGCGGTGCTGCGCGGCGCCTTTCTCTTCCCCTGGGTGATCCCGGGCGTCGTCGTCTCCTTCGCCTGGCTGTGGATCTTCAACGCCAACTACGGGCTGCTCAACGGCATCCTCGTCCGGCTCGGCCTCATCGCCGAACCGGTGAGCTGGCTCGGCGACCCCGACACCGCGATGTGGGCGGTGATCGTCGCCAAGTCGTGGGCCAGCTTCCCGTGGATCATGGTGATGCTCCTGGCCGGGCTGCAGACCGTACCCAGCGTCCTGCATGAAGCCGCCGGGATGGACGGCGCGGGAGTCCTGCGGCGGTTCTGGCACGTCACGCTGCCGCACCTGCGCGGCATCATCGGCATCGTGGTGCTGCTGGAGATCATCTGGAACTTCCAGCACTTCGACATGATCTACGTGCTCACCGGCGGCGGCCCGGCCGGCGCCACCACCACCTTCGCCGTCGCCGTCTACGACACCGCGTTCAAGGGCTTCGACCTGGGCCGGGCCGGTGCGCTCGGCGCCCTGTGGCTCGTGCTGCTGCTCGTGCTGGTCGTCGTCTACGTCCGGTTCGCCGAACGGGAGGAGCAACCGTGA
- a CDS encoding carbohydrate ABC transporter permease, whose translation MTATAHAPAQTATVVVPPARTRRRRPSNWVAGITVAVIGVFAFGPVYWLLVTAFTPNDDVFQFPPRFWPEHFTLEHFTNLADNAVLGRYLVNSLIVSTLTALLTVLVSAYTAYSFSKFRYRGRKSLMSLILASQMFPQALLLITLYLVFSAYGLLNSYLALILSFTTFTLPLCVWMLKGFFDTIPNELLEAAKVDGAGQFAIIHRILLPVSLPGLVATGLFAFIRGWNDFIFALTLAGPEKQTLPPGLVNTYLGEFQAAWPDLMAASLVVSLPVVIGFVILQRYLVAGLTAGAVKG comes from the coding sequence GTGACCGCCACCGCACACGCCCCGGCGCAGACCGCCACCGTGGTCGTGCCCCCGGCCCGCACCCGCAGGCGCCGGCCGAGCAACTGGGTCGCCGGGATCACCGTCGCCGTCATCGGGGTCTTCGCCTTCGGGCCGGTCTACTGGCTGCTCGTCACGGCGTTCACCCCCAACGACGACGTGTTCCAGTTCCCGCCCCGGTTCTGGCCGGAGCACTTCACCCTGGAGCACTTCACCAACCTCGCCGACAACGCGGTGCTGGGGCGCTACCTCGTCAACAGCCTCATCGTCTCGACGCTCACCGCACTGCTCACGGTGCTCGTCTCGGCCTACACCGCCTACTCCTTCAGCAAGTTCCGCTACCGGGGGCGCAAGTCGCTGATGTCGCTGATCCTGGCGTCGCAGATGTTCCCGCAGGCACTGCTGCTGATCACGCTCTACCTCGTCTTCAGCGCCTATGGACTGCTCAACTCCTACCTGGCGCTGATCCTGTCCTTCACCACCTTCACGCTGCCGCTGTGCGTCTGGATGCTCAAGGGGTTCTTCGACACGATCCCCAACGAGCTGCTGGAAGCGGCGAAGGTCGACGGTGCCGGGCAGTTCGCCATCATCCACCGCATCCTGCTGCCGGTATCCCTGCCCGGCCTCGTCGCCACCGGCCTGTTCGCCTTCATCCGGGGCTGGAACGACTTCATCTTCGCCCTCACCCTCGCCGGACCGGAGAAGCAGACCCTGCCGCCCGGCCTCGTCAACACCTACCTCGGGGAGTTCCAGGCCGCGTGGCCCGACCTCATGGCCGCCTCGCTCGTCGTGTCCCTCCCCGTCGTCATCGGCTTCGTCATCCTGCAGCGCTACCTCGTCGCCGGGCTCACCGCCGGCGCGGTCAAGGGCTGA
- a CDS encoding extracellular solute-binding protein, translating to MSLSPMNRRNAFKLLGLAAGASALAACAPSGSKSETSGDPLAENGVKNFNFTAWSLNEASTKDALTGLVDTYAGASGGKITTASYPYNDYLNQLLLQVRGGSLSGVVQLDVAWLATLAATGKLVDLGPLVAQGGYTDAAVGIGKAAGKQYGLPWTSAGIGLIGNSELLGRAGITAAPKTIDEFEQALRALKGLGGGVVPWAAMTKVDQLKDFIAWMWAFGSPVVENGKITVGDDASVEALIWYKKLYDEKLTAPDVNRFDARALFSQGKVGFYEDAIGGRGAVTKTAPDKELGSKLMPISRPVKASGDTPRHLAWGHALAVLQGEGSGAAAKFASTITSDPAYTAKWFKTAGLPPTTKAGLATSDVTSDAYIAAFTSTIGANTTPDPFWIYPKFAQIETALANAVQSALIGKAAPKEALATAKSQMDALTS from the coding sequence ATGTCTCTGTCACCGATGAACCGCCGCAACGCGTTCAAGCTGCTCGGCCTCGCCGCCGGAGCCAGTGCCCTCGCCGCCTGCGCCCCCTCGGGCAGCAAGTCCGAGACCTCCGGCGACCCGCTCGCCGAGAACGGCGTGAAGAACTTCAACTTCACCGCCTGGTCGCTCAACGAGGCCTCCACCAAGGACGCCCTCACCGGCCTCGTCGACACCTACGCCGGTGCCTCCGGCGGCAAGATCACGACCGCGTCGTACCCCTACAACGACTACCTCAACCAGCTCCTGCTCCAGGTACGCGGCGGCAGCCTCAGCGGTGTCGTGCAGCTCGACGTGGCGTGGCTGGCGACGCTCGCCGCCACCGGCAAGCTCGTCGACCTCGGGCCCCTCGTCGCCCAGGGCGGCTACACCGACGCCGCCGTCGGCATCGGCAAGGCGGCCGGCAAGCAGTACGGCCTGCCGTGGACCTCGGCCGGCATCGGCCTCATCGGCAACTCGGAGCTGCTCGGCCGGGCCGGCATCACCGCCGCCCCGAAGACGATCGACGAGTTCGAGCAGGCGCTGCGGGCACTCAAGGGCCTCGGCGGCGGCGTCGTACCGTGGGCCGCGATGACGAAGGTCGACCAGCTCAAGGACTTCATCGCCTGGATGTGGGCCTTCGGCTCGCCGGTCGTCGAGAACGGCAAGATCACGGTCGGCGACGACGCGAGTGTCGAGGCGCTGATCTGGTACAAGAAGCTCTACGACGAGAAGCTCACCGCACCGGACGTCAACCGCTTCGACGCCCGCGCGCTCTTCTCCCAGGGCAAGGTCGGCTTCTACGAGGACGCGATCGGCGGCCGGGGCGCGGTCACCAAGACGGCGCCCGACAAGGAGCTCGGCTCCAAGCTGATGCCGATCTCCCGCCCGGTCAAGGCGTCCGGCGACACCCCGCGCCACCTCGCCTGGGGCCACGCGCTCGCCGTCCTGCAAGGTGAGGGCTCCGGTGCCGCGGCGAAGTTCGCCTCGACGATCACCAGCGACCCGGCGTACACGGCGAAGTGGTTCAAGACCGCGGGCCTGCCGCCGACGACGAAGGCCGGACTCGCGACCTCCGACGTGACCAGCGATGCCTATATCGCGGCCTTCACCAGCACGATCGGCGCCAACACCACGCCGGACCCGTTCTGGATCTACCCGAAGTTCGCGCAGATCGAGACGGCGCTCGCCAACGCGGTGCAGTCGGCGCTGATCGGCAAGGCCGCCCCGAAGGAGGCTCTCGCCACGGCGAAGTCCCAGATGGACGCCCTGACCTCATGA
- a CDS encoding bifunctional 4-hydroxy-2-oxoglutarate aldolase/2-dehydro-3-deoxy-phosphogluconate aldolase, protein MSADGGLGRVIAIIRLPSAEDAVRVGEIIAGAGLTAVEVTLTTPGALDAVTALRAALPASCLVGAGSVRTPQQALSARDAGAQFLVTPTLKLPVLAATALPVMCGAFSPTEIETASEAGAALVKVFPAGAMGPSYVRELLAPMPELKLAPTGGVTPDLVGAYAAAGAVAVGVGSALVSAALVASRDWPALHTRATAFATAAAAAWPDNSC, encoded by the coding sequence ATGAGTGCCGACGGCGGGCTCGGCCGAGTGATCGCCATCATCAGGCTGCCGTCCGCCGAGGACGCGGTCCGCGTCGGCGAGATCATCGCCGGCGCGGGCCTCACCGCGGTCGAGGTCACCCTGACCACCCCCGGCGCGCTCGACGCGGTCACCGCGCTGCGTGCCGCCCTCCCGGCATCGTGCCTGGTGGGAGCGGGCAGCGTGCGTACGCCGCAGCAGGCGCTGTCGGCGCGCGACGCGGGGGCGCAGTTCCTCGTCACCCCGACCCTGAAGCTGCCCGTCCTCGCCGCCACCGCCCTGCCGGTGATGTGCGGCGCGTTCAGCCCCACCGAGATCGAGACGGCGTCCGAGGCGGGCGCCGCCCTGGTCAAGGTCTTCCCGGCCGGGGCGATGGGCCCGAGCTATGTCCGCGAACTCCTCGCCCCCATGCCGGAGTTGAAGCTGGCCCCCACCGGCGGCGTCACCCCCGACCTGGTCGGCGCCTACGCGGCAGCCGGTGCGGTGGCGGTAGGCGTAGGCAGCGCCCTGGTCAGCGCCGCCCTGGTCGCGTCCCGGGACTGGCCCGCCCTGCACACCCGAGCCACCGCCTTCGCCACCGCCGCAGCGGCGGCCTGGCCCGACAATTCCTGTTGA
- a CDS encoding fumarylacetoacetate hydrolase family protein, which yields MRFMRIGSVGLERPAAMDRDGTVFDLSAITPDVGGDFLAHGGVDRAEVAVAAGGLPVLDLAGQRIGAPIARPGKVVCVGPNFRKPGVTDYPDEPALFLKAAGTVVGPDDTVLLPRGGTAVDWEVELAVVIGATARYLDSPADSKGVIGGFAVSHDVSERAFQHERGGTIDKGKSCETFNPLGPWLVTPDELGDADGLGMRLWVDGVLRQNGTTSDMVFDVAYLVWYASQFMVLEPGDVINCGTPPGCAIGLPDKPYLRAGQIVEIEIDGLGRQRQVIGQA from the coding sequence ATGCGGTTCATGCGGATCGGATCGGTCGGGCTTGAACGGCCCGCGGCGATGGATCGGGACGGGACGGTCTTCGACCTCTCGGCGATCACGCCGGACGTGGGCGGGGACTTCCTCGCCCACGGCGGGGTGGACCGCGCCGAGGTGGCCGTCGCCGCCGGCGGGCTGCCCGTGCTGGACCTCGCGGGGCAGCGGATCGGTGCGCCGATCGCGCGGCCGGGGAAGGTGGTCTGCGTCGGGCCCAACTTCCGCAAGCCGGGGGTGACCGACTACCCGGACGAGCCGGCGCTCTTCCTCAAGGCGGCCGGCACCGTCGTCGGCCCCGACGACACGGTGCTGCTGCCGCGCGGGGGAACCGCCGTCGACTGGGAGGTGGAGCTCGCCGTCGTCATCGGGGCGACCGCCCGCTACCTGGACTCGCCGGCTGACTCGAAGGGCGTGATCGGGGGATTCGCGGTCTCGCACGATGTCTCCGAGCGGGCCTTCCAGCACGAGCGGGGCGGCACCATCGACAAGGGCAAGAGCTGCGAGACCTTCAACCCGCTCGGGCCGTGGCTCGTCACCCCCGACGAGCTCGGCGACGCCGACGGGCTGGGCATGCGCCTGTGGGTCGACGGGGTGCTCCGCCAGAACGGCACCACCAGCGACATGGTCTTCGATGTCGCCTACCTCGTCTGGTACGCCAGCCAGTTCATGGTCCTGGAACCCGGCGACGTCATCAACTGCGGCACCCCGCCCGGGTGCGCGATCGGGCTGCCGGACAAGCCCTACCTGCGCGCCGGTCAGATCGTCGAGATCGAGATCGACGGCCTGGGCCGCCAGCGCCAGGTCATCGGCCAGGCCTGA
- a CDS encoding glycoside hydrolase family 88 protein codes for MRDTIESVASRTLDHDYRVWGFGEGMALLGLLRAGDRYDRPEWIDAVADLVVPSLGWRAEPTDHLIPVEVLVELHRLRPGIRVDAAVARFVAAVWRDGAPLPVHRPDLVELGDTVWVDCMHTDSPGLALAGQPDAATAAMTLACARLQDESGLFSHGFTTSTGLANGVHWGRGQGWALHGLVALPPADPERDAAYGALRRRASRLLAALARHENGPGRGSENGPGRGPENGAANGPEDRHERDGTWRTIVDDPAAPVEHSVSALVAAGIYHGLRTGMVDPSRRALADRSLRAAVTALDGYGGLPVSAATPAGTTDSYLHRTTGVFPWGQGPLLLALLDAATP; via the coding sequence ATGCGCGACACGATCGAGTCGGTGGCGTCGCGGACGCTCGACCACGACTACCGGGTCTGGGGATTCGGCGAGGGGATGGCCCTGCTGGGGCTGCTCCGCGCCGGAGACCGCTACGACCGTCCGGAGTGGATCGACGCGGTCGCCGACCTCGTCGTGCCCTCCCTCGGATGGCGGGCGGAGCCGACCGACCACCTCATCCCGGTCGAGGTGCTCGTCGAACTGCACCGGCTGCGGCCGGGGATCCGGGTCGACGCGGCGGTCGCCCGCTTCGTCGCCGCCGTCTGGCGCGACGGCGCCCCGCTGCCGGTGCACCGGCCCGACCTGGTCGAGCTCGGCGACACCGTCTGGGTCGACTGCATGCACACCGACTCGCCCGGCCTGGCGCTCGCCGGGCAGCCGGACGCCGCCACCGCCGCGATGACCCTCGCGTGTGCCCGGTTGCAGGACGAGTCCGGACTATTCAGTCACGGGTTCACCACCTCGACCGGGCTCGCCAACGGTGTCCACTGGGGACGCGGGCAGGGCTGGGCGCTGCACGGCCTCGTGGCGCTCCCACCGGCCGATCCGGAGCGGGACGCCGCCTACGGCGCGCTGCGGCGCAGGGCTTCCCGACTGCTGGCGGCGCTGGCCCGCCACGAGAACGGCCCCGGCAGAGGCTCGGAGAACGGCCCCGGCAGAGGCCCCGAGAACGGCGCCGCGAACGGTCCCGAGGATCGGCACGAACGCGACGGGACCTGGCGCACCATCGTCGACGACCCGGCCGCCCCGGTCGAGCACAGCGTCTCGGCGCTGGTGGCGGCCGGGATCTACCACGGTCTGCGTACCGGGATGGTGGATCCGAGCCGGCGTGCCCTCGCCGACCGGAGCCTCCGCGCGGCCGTGACCGCCCTCGACGGCTACGGCGGGCTGCCGGTCTCGGCAGCCACCCCGGCCGGAACCACCGACAGCTACCTCCACCGCACCACCGGCGTCTTCCCGTGGGGCCAGGGCCCGCTCCTGCTCGCGCTCCTCGACGCCGCGACCCCTTGA